The Nitrospira sp. genome includes a region encoding these proteins:
- a CDS encoding (deoxy)nucleoside triphosphate pyrophosphohydrolase has protein sequence MQKTVIEVAAGLIYRDGRYLIGRRKPGAHLAGFWEFPGGKKEAGESFAECLQRELFEELHIQIGCPIPYQIVRHEYPEKIVELHFFRCKIEQGDAVPIGCEEIRWVFPEELLQFAFPPADHTVIEALQRDAIGAAP, from the coding sequence GTGCAGAAGACGGTAATCGAAGTGGCGGCAGGGCTCATTTATCGAGACGGTCGATATTTGATCGGACGCCGGAAGCCCGGTGCCCATTTGGCGGGCTTCTGGGAGTTTCCTGGAGGGAAAAAGGAAGCAGGGGAATCGTTCGCAGAGTGTTTACAGCGTGAGTTGTTCGAAGAGCTGCATATCCAGATCGGTTGCCCCATTCCGTATCAGATCGTCCGGCACGAATATCCAGAAAAGATTGTCGAGCTACATTTCTTCCGCTGCAAAATCGAACAAGGCGATGCGGTACCGATCGGTTGTGAAGAAATCCGCTGGGTGTTCCCTGAAGAACTTTTGCAATTTGCCTTCCCGCCTGCGGACCATACCGTCATTGAAGCATTACAGCGCGATGCAATTGGAGCAGCACCATGA
- a CDS encoding A/G-specific adenine glycosylase yields the protein MPGRRTSNKKKSRKANLPDLSAKRRFQQRLLKWYGEHGRDLPWRKTSDPYHILVSEVMLQQTQVDRVIPKYHEFLKRYPSFEDLAEAPVTEVKKAWYPLGYNVRPERLHGIACETVERYGGKLPSDAEELLSFKGIGRYTAGAIRSFAFNEDAPILDTNVIRVLHRVFVAEGDPKTQKAMLWELSEALIPPKKGYDFNQAIMDFGAMVCTARDPYCLLCPMKSFCKTYPFSPPPRERA from the coding sequence ATGCCTGGGCGACGTACTTCCAATAAGAAAAAATCTCGAAAGGCAAATCTCCCGGATCTTTCCGCCAAGCGTCGATTCCAGCAACGACTCTTGAAATGGTATGGGGAGCATGGCCGTGATTTGCCATGGCGTAAAACATCGGATCCCTATCATATTCTCGTGTCCGAGGTGATGCTGCAACAGACGCAGGTTGATCGAGTCATACCCAAGTACCACGAATTTCTTAAACGATATCCGAGCTTTGAGGACTTGGCTGAGGCACCGGTGACTGAGGTGAAGAAGGCGTGGTATCCGCTGGGATACAACGTTCGTCCGGAACGGTTGCACGGGATTGCCTGTGAAACGGTAGAGCGGTATGGGGGAAAGCTTCCCAGCGATGCAGAGGAACTGCTTTCATTCAAAGGGATTGGGCGGTATACCGCCGGAGCGATCCGCTCCTTCGCGTTCAATGAAGATGCCCCTATTCTTGACACAAATGTAATACGAGTTCTTCACCGGGTGTTTGTTGCCGAAGGGGATCCAAAAACACAGAAGGCGATGCTCTGGGAACTATCGGAAGCTCTGATTCCTCCCAAGAAGGGGTACGACTTCAATCAGGCGATCATGGATTTTGGGGCAATGGTCTGCACGGCGCGCGATCCCTATTGCCTCCTCTGTCCGATGAAGTCGTTTTGCAAGACCTATCCGTTCAGTCCACCGCCGCGTGAAAGGGCCTAG
- a CDS encoding enoyl-CoA hydratase/isomerase family protein: MSNGGAILSPSIGELKHFKTAIVDGILLAGFDFSGKSVNVLNGDSVSEWRDIVRFVEQATTIKGAVLLSLKEGTFCAGADLDQMHDAQERHAFQEMDELVVTVHHLFDTMGRSSKPFVAAVEGSCLGGGLELALACHARLASTHAKTCFALPEVKLGILPGFGGTQRLPRLIGLPAALAMITTGKTVYPRQALRMGLVDEMVTSVSSGLRTLDGVQHETLVQAAAAKVRALASPSYQPRRLRGLPRLLSLPGIQMLVCRSATHQVAKHVGDFYPAPLRAVEAIQRGLRLNVLEGSLRVEHPLLMNLMASQTSRYLVGLFRSGETVKRKAMAAPTPLTRVAVLGAGLMGSQIAAQLAEKGHEVVLRDLSPSILARAMGGIHKAQAAQVNKRLILPSDMRYRLSRIVPTVRIEDVGTTPLVIEAVSEQLDVKRAVLAEFESHAGSQTIFATNTSSYTLVNIAAGATHQERCVGLHFFNPVAKMQLVEVVRAPFTSEQALAHACGLAKRLGKFPLVVSDGPGFLVNRILSRYLAEAVILAGEGVPIRRIDAVAKNFGMAVDSGHPMGPLELLDLIGLPVGIHVLTSLAVLGSRIESRDALLRHFLPEKQPPVTFWASGRENPRALEAIRQYRRTVASDAGGAGPMSDDLLQERLFLPMVDEAVRCLRESIVEQPWQVDFALTYGIGFPAFRGGLLTWARQTITPSQLAQQLETLTAKHGKRFEPCPGLADGGW, encoded by the coding sequence ATGTCGAACGGCGGCGCCATCTTGTCCCCCTCCATCGGTGAGTTGAAACATTTCAAGACCGCCATTGTCGATGGAATCTTATTGGCGGGATTCGACTTCTCAGGCAAATCGGTCAACGTACTCAATGGAGACAGCGTGTCCGAGTGGCGAGACATCGTGCGGTTCGTCGAACAGGCCACCACGATTAAAGGAGCCGTGCTGCTGAGTCTCAAGGAAGGCACGTTCTGCGCCGGAGCGGATCTCGATCAGATGCACGATGCGCAAGAACGACATGCCTTCCAGGAGATGGACGAACTCGTCGTCACCGTCCATCACCTCTTTGACACGATGGGGCGATCGTCCAAACCCTTTGTCGCCGCAGTGGAAGGCTCCTGTCTGGGCGGCGGGCTCGAACTGGCACTGGCCTGTCACGCGCGCCTGGCCTCCACCCATGCAAAAACCTGCTTCGCCTTGCCGGAAGTCAAGCTCGGCATTCTTCCCGGATTCGGCGGCACGCAGCGTCTTCCCCGGCTAATCGGCTTGCCTGCCGCACTGGCCATGATCACGACGGGCAAGACAGTCTATCCCCGGCAAGCACTGCGCATGGGTCTCGTGGACGAAATGGTGACCTCCGTCTCCTCCGGTCTTAGAACATTGGACGGGGTGCAGCATGAGACTCTCGTCCAAGCCGCCGCGGCCAAAGTGCGAGCGCTCGCTTCGCCGTCTTACCAGCCACGGCGCCTTCGTGGACTCCCCCGGCTCCTCAGTCTTCCGGGAATCCAGATGCTTGTGTGCCGTTCGGCTACACATCAGGTGGCCAAGCATGTCGGCGATTTCTATCCTGCTCCGCTGCGCGCCGTCGAAGCCATCCAAAGAGGACTGCGCCTGAATGTTCTGGAAGGTTCGCTCAGGGTCGAACATCCCCTCCTGATGAACCTGATGGCCAGCCAGACTTCTCGGTACCTCGTCGGGCTCTTTCGGTCCGGTGAGACGGTCAAACGGAAGGCCATGGCAGCGCCGACACCGCTGACGCGGGTCGCCGTTCTGGGAGCCGGTTTGATGGGGTCGCAGATCGCAGCACAACTGGCCGAAAAGGGGCACGAAGTGGTCTTACGGGACCTCTCTCCCAGTATTTTGGCGAGAGCGATGGGTGGAATTCACAAGGCTCAAGCGGCGCAGGTGAACAAGCGGCTGATTCTGCCCTCCGACATGCGATACCGCCTGTCCCGAATTGTTCCGACCGTTCGCATTGAGGACGTCGGGACCACGCCCCTTGTCATTGAAGCGGTGTCTGAGCAACTAGATGTAAAACGGGCGGTGCTCGCCGAGTTCGAATCACACGCGGGATCCCAGACGATTTTTGCGACCAACACCTCGTCGTACACCTTGGTCAACATTGCCGCGGGAGCCACCCATCAGGAGCGATGCGTGGGACTGCACTTCTTCAACCCGGTGGCCAAAATGCAATTGGTCGAAGTGGTGCGCGCGCCATTTACCTCCGAACAGGCGCTGGCCCACGCCTGCGGGCTAGCTAAGCGATTGGGTAAATTTCCCCTCGTGGTGAGCGACGGACCGGGGTTCCTCGTCAACCGCATTCTCTCCCGTTATCTCGCGGAGGCCGTGATTCTGGCCGGTGAAGGAGTGCCGATCCGGCGTATCGACGCGGTCGCCAAGAACTTTGGAATGGCCGTGGACAGCGGGCACCCGATGGGGCCGCTGGAACTCCTCGATTTGATCGGGCTTCCCGTCGGTATCCATGTGTTGACCTCGCTCGCCGTCCTGGGTTCGCGGATCGAGTCGCGCGATGCGCTGCTGCGACACTTCCTGCCCGAGAAGCAGCCGCCGGTCACCTTTTGGGCATCGGGCAGGGAGAACCCGCGTGCGCTGGAGGCGATCAGACAGTATCGCCGCACCGTTGCATCCGATGCCGGTGGCGCCGGCCCGATGTCCGATGACCTTCTCCAAGAACGGTTGTTTCTTCCGATGGTCGACGAAGCGGTTCGCTGCCTGCGCGAGTCGATCGTGGAGCAGCCCTGGCAAGTCGACTTCGCGCTGACCTACGGGATCGGATTCCCGGCCTTCCGAGGAGGGTTGCTGACCTGGGCCCGACAGACGATCACACCCTCACAACTGGCCCAGCAGTTGGAGACGCTTACGGCCAAGCACGGCAAACGCTTTGAGCCCTGTCCCGGTCTGGCTGATGGAGGGTGGTAG
- a CDS encoding NUDIX hydrolase: MNYCSHCGATVTHKVPAGDNLPRHVCDQCECIHYHNPKIVAGCIPEWEGQVLLCRRAIEPRLGLWTFPAGFMELGESTEQAAVRETMEEAQADVTITGLYAVLSLPHIGQVYLVFRGRMKEPTFMAGPESLDVRLFPLSIIPWETMAFPVVSEALKRYVADAKNGEFPVHLVSLPDRPAFD; encoded by the coding sequence ATGAACTATTGCAGTCACTGTGGCGCAACCGTCACACACAAAGTTCCGGCGGGTGATAATCTTCCCAGACATGTGTGTGACCAGTGCGAGTGCATTCATTATCACAATCCTAAGATTGTGGCGGGCTGTATTCCAGAATGGGAAGGTCAAGTCCTTCTCTGTCGTCGCGCAATCGAGCCACGGCTTGGACTCTGGACGTTCCCAGCGGGCTTTATGGAGTTGGGCGAAAGCACTGAACAGGCAGCGGTGCGTGAGACGATGGAAGAGGCGCAGGCTGATGTCACGATCACTGGACTCTATGCGGTGCTTAGTCTCCCTCATATCGGACAGGTCTACCTCGTGTTTCGTGGACGAATGAAGGAGCCGACTTTCATGGCCGGACCGGAAAGTTTGGACGTCAGACTGTTTCCCCTCTCTATCATCCCGTGGGAGACGATGGCCTTCCCCGTAGTCAGCGAAGCCCTCAAGCGCTACGTTGCCGATGCGAAAAACGGGGAGTTCCCCGTCCATCTTGTTAGCCTGCCGGATCGGCCTGCGTTTGATTAG
- a CDS encoding AMP-binding protein codes for MSKHPWFLHYPEGVPHELPLPPETLVTMFSRSAQRFARRPALYFFGKTLTYRDCHSLIERFACGLAALGIGKGDRVALCLPNAPQAVIAYFGIIRAGGYCRAVQPYLHGA; via the coding sequence ATGTCTAAACACCCTTGGTTCCTCCATTATCCGGAGGGTGTTCCCCACGAGCTGCCGCTGCCCCCCGAAACGCTGGTGACGATGTTCTCCAGAAGCGCGCAGCGCTTTGCGCGCCGGCCGGCCCTGTACTTCTTCGGCAAGACCCTCACCTACCGCGACTGCCATTCCCTCATCGAGCGTTTCGCCTGTGGCCTCGCCGCCCTGGGCATCGGCAAAGGAGACCGCGTCGCGCTGTGCCTTCCCAATGCGCCGCAGGCCGTCATCGCTTATTTCGGCATTATCAGGGCCGGGGGGTATTGTCGTGCCGTGCAACCCTACCTACACGGAGCATGA
- a CDS encoding PilZ domain-containing protein, with translation MVVRKFPRFPVSAPSTLVQRDKLRYNALVKDLSIKGCRLESTLRPFTGMQVELLLQVAADATPIHVSKATVRWSGSQGIGVEFLAIEAPEHERLKKMVEQLSITAGQALIVPKGELPKK, from the coding sequence ATGGTTGTTCGGAAGTTTCCGCGATTCCCGGTTTCAGCCCCCAGCACCCTGGTACAACGGGATAAATTGCGGTACAACGCCTTAGTGAAAGACCTCTCCATCAAAGGCTGTCGGTTGGAAAGCACCCTTCGTCCTTTCACCGGCATGCAGGTAGAACTGCTCCTCCAAGTTGCGGCAGATGCCACCCCAATCCACGTCAGTAAGGCAACTGTTCGATGGTCCGGATCCCAAGGTATTGGAGTTGAATTTCTAGCAATAGAAGCCCCAGAACACGAACGCCTCAAAAAAATGGTCGAGCAGCTCTCGATCACAGCGGGACAGGCCCTCATCGTGCCGAAAGGCGAGCTGCCGAAGAAGTGA
- a CDS encoding thiolase family protein, whose protein sequence is MRNVVVIDGFRTPLCKEGTHFRETDADVLGSWVVREMIQRCHRWNLPIDTIDCVLGSNVATPMHAVNPTRVAAVTGGLPVTIPADTVAGKNCGSGVTALYYASLRIRSGDVDTVLVLGMEAMSRIPVVYDHTLADLILQYGKARTFRERTAGAAALLPKLLNLKSYPPRIGLITGLTDPMCDLIMGLTAENIAKDPFLGITRQDQDDYAIRSHRRAAAAWDKGFFSEEVVPMYVPERNAYVEQDNGIRTDAGQETFRAMKPIFDKRHGSVTPANASQITDAAAAVLLMEEGKAKSLGLPILGHLKEYADFGYEPSCMGLAPVGSIAKLLAKTGLTLKDFSLFEINEAFASAVLGISRILDSSSLMGRKFGRYGLTDRLGELPPDNLNPNGGAIALGHPVGVSGLRLAITSLFELKRRNAERALISACVGGGQGVAMIMERT, encoded by the coding sequence ATGCGCAACGTTGTTGTCATCGACGGATTTCGCACCCCCCTCTGCAAGGAAGGAACGCACTTTCGCGAGACCGACGCAGATGTCCTGGGTTCTTGGGTTGTCCGTGAAATGATCCAGCGCTGTCATCGCTGGAACCTGCCCATTGATACGATCGATTGTGTGTTAGGCAGCAACGTCGCGACTCCCATGCACGCCGTCAATCCGACACGGGTTGCCGCCGTCACCGGCGGCCTGCCCGTGACAATTCCCGCCGATACGGTAGCCGGGAAAAACTGCGGCTCCGGTGTGACCGCGCTGTACTACGCAAGCTTGCGCATCCGGAGCGGCGACGTCGACACGGTTCTCGTACTCGGCATGGAGGCGATGAGCAGAATCCCGGTCGTCTACGACCACACTCTAGCCGACCTCATTCTGCAATACGGAAAAGCCAGGACCTTTCGCGAACGGACCGCCGGCGCTGCGGCTCTGCTTCCGAAGCTGTTGAACCTTAAATCCTATCCCCCACGAATCGGCCTGATCACGGGACTCACGGATCCGATGTGCGATCTGATTATGGGTCTGACGGCGGAAAATATCGCGAAGGACCCGTTTCTCGGCATCACCCGCCAGGATCAGGATGACTATGCGATCCGCTCGCATCGACGAGCGGCAGCGGCATGGGACAAGGGTTTCTTTTCGGAAGAAGTGGTACCGATGTACGTGCCTGAGCGAAATGCGTATGTGGAGCAGGACAACGGCATTCGCACAGACGCCGGCCAAGAGACGTTTCGTGCGATGAAGCCCATATTTGACAAGCGGCATGGATCGGTGACGCCGGCCAACGCCTCCCAGATTACGGATGCCGCCGCCGCCGTCCTGCTCATGGAGGAGGGAAAAGCCAAGTCTCTCGGCTTGCCGATTCTTGGGCACCTGAAAGAGTACGCGGATTTCGGCTATGAACCCTCCTGCATGGGCCTGGCCCCCGTCGGCTCGATCGCCAAGCTCTTGGCAAAGACAGGCCTGACGCTCAAGGATTTTTCGCTATTCGAGATCAACGAGGCCTTTGCCTCCGCTGTGTTGGGAATCAGCCGCATTCTCGATTCCTCGTCGCTCATGGGTCGCAAATTCGGCCGATACGGATTGACGGACCGTCTCGGTGAACTTCCGCCAGACAATCTGAACCCGAACGGCGGCGCCATCGCACTTGGTCATCCGGTCGGCGTCTCAGGGCTTCGCTTGGCCATCACGTCCTTGTTCGAACTTAAACGCCGGAATGCGGAACGGGCGCTCATCAGCGCCTGTGTCGGAGGTGGACAAGGCGTGGCCATGATCATGGAGAGGACATAG
- the lon gene encoding endopeptidase La produces the protein MEENILSILPILPVKRTVLFPGVMMPLTIGRERSVAAVNAAMKTEEKTIVVVAQRDPQTEEPRLVDLYSIGTKATIKQIGQASEGAIHALVQGLDRVVLLKEEQSTPYSTVRVRPLGRPSDDGPEVQALHRAIQELVSELPRLIQAPAIQEVGAVLSNEEDSVALAYRIASLVNFNVVEEQRLLECASTLDLLRSLYAALSKEIQILQLREKITRDAQTKIGKNQREYILREQLKAIQEELGESENDENEVARLKRQIAEADLPDHIRKEVEREVTRLGKVPPTSPDHQVLRTYLELVLELPWKKSSDEHLDLSTVREVLEEDHYGIKEVKERIVEHLAVLKLNPKAKAPILCLVGPPGVGKTSLGQSIARAMSRTFERFSLGGVHDEAELRGHRRTYVGSLPGRIIQAVRRAGVNNPVLMLDEVDKMGRDFRGDPAAALLEVLDPAQNHTFRDHYLDLPFDLSKVFFITTANTLDTISQPLLDRMEVIRLQGYSEREKAEIAKRYLWPRRLKEAGIEAPQAVLTDEVLNLIISRYTREAGVRQLEQMLGRLTRKVALTFAELPDGQERQPVAIQPNGLGEWLGSERFMPEEARKHLPPGVATGLAWTPTGGDVLYVETTLLPGGHDLTLTGQLGDVMQESARAARSYLWSHAESMGLDISRFKRNGLHIHVPSGAIPKDGPSAGITMATALASAYESKAVRSDTAMTGEISLSGLVLPVGGIKEKVLAAHRAGIKRIILPKANEKDLKDVPQEVRDELTFVLVERIEEVLPAAFNSDSQGTSHGREAMTASSTAGDA, from the coding sequence ATGGAAGAGAATATTTTATCGATACTGCCGATACTCCCCGTCAAGCGCACGGTTCTATTTCCGGGAGTCATGATGCCGCTGACGATTGGGCGCGAACGATCCGTCGCTGCCGTCAATGCTGCGATGAAAACGGAAGAAAAGACGATCGTCGTGGTGGCTCAACGAGATCCTCAGACCGAGGAACCTCGCCTGGTTGATCTGTACTCCATCGGAACGAAAGCCACCATCAAGCAAATCGGACAAGCGTCAGAGGGAGCCATCCATGCCCTCGTCCAGGGCCTGGATCGCGTCGTCTTGCTGAAAGAGGAACAGTCGACTCCTTACTCCACCGTGCGCGTTCGGCCTCTTGGTCGCCCGTCGGACGATGGACCGGAAGTTCAAGCCCTACACCGAGCCATTCAAGAACTCGTTTCCGAGCTACCCAGACTGATTCAGGCTCCTGCCATTCAAGAAGTCGGTGCGGTACTGAGTAACGAAGAAGACTCCGTGGCGCTGGCCTATCGTATTGCCTCGTTAGTGAATTTCAACGTAGTGGAAGAACAGCGCTTGCTCGAGTGTGCGTCGACCCTCGACCTGCTGCGTAGTCTCTACGCCGCCTTGTCGAAAGAAATCCAAATCCTGCAACTTCGCGAAAAGATCACCCGAGATGCACAGACCAAAATCGGGAAGAACCAGCGGGAATACATCTTGCGCGAACAATTAAAGGCCATCCAGGAAGAACTGGGTGAAAGTGAGAATGATGAGAACGAAGTGGCTCGCCTCAAGCGACAAATCGCCGAGGCGGATCTTCCTGATCATATCCGCAAAGAAGTCGAGCGAGAAGTCACCCGATTAGGCAAAGTCCCGCCGACATCACCGGATCATCAAGTCCTCCGAACCTATCTTGAGCTGGTCCTCGAACTGCCCTGGAAGAAATCGTCTGACGAGCACCTTGATCTCTCCACCGTCCGTGAGGTCCTTGAGGAAGATCACTATGGCATCAAGGAAGTCAAAGAACGAATCGTGGAACATTTGGCGGTCTTGAAGCTCAACCCGAAGGCGAAGGCTCCGATTCTCTGTTTGGTCGGACCTCCCGGTGTCGGGAAGACCAGCCTCGGTCAATCGATTGCAAGGGCCATGAGCCGAACCTTCGAGCGATTCAGTCTAGGCGGCGTCCATGACGAGGCTGAGCTGCGAGGCCACCGCCGTACTTATGTGGGCTCGCTGCCTGGCCGTATTATTCAGGCGGTCCGTCGGGCAGGTGTCAACAACCCTGTTCTGATGCTCGATGAGGTCGACAAGATGGGACGCGATTTCCGAGGCGACCCTGCGGCGGCGCTGCTTGAGGTTCTGGATCCGGCGCAGAATCATACGTTCCGTGATCACTATTTGGATCTCCCCTTCGATCTCTCGAAGGTGTTTTTCATCACCACGGCCAACACGCTCGACACCATCAGCCAGCCCCTGCTGGATCGGATGGAAGTGATTCGCCTTCAGGGTTATAGCGAGCGGGAGAAAGCAGAAATTGCCAAGCGGTATCTCTGGCCAAGACGACTCAAGGAGGCAGGGATCGAGGCACCTCAAGCCGTACTCACCGACGAAGTGTTGAATCTCATCATCTCACGCTACACACGAGAAGCCGGTGTGCGCCAACTCGAGCAAATGCTGGGGCGGTTGACCAGAAAAGTGGCACTCACATTTGCGGAACTCCCGGATGGCCAAGAGCGGCAGCCCGTCGCCATTCAGCCGAATGGTCTCGGCGAGTGGTTGGGTTCCGAACGCTTTATGCCGGAAGAGGCACGAAAGCATTTACCCCCAGGCGTAGCAACCGGTCTGGCCTGGACACCGACCGGAGGCGATGTGCTGTATGTCGAAACGACTCTCTTGCCCGGCGGTCATGATCTGACCCTCACCGGACAATTGGGCGACGTCATGCAGGAATCTGCGCGCGCCGCGAGAAGTTATCTCTGGTCGCATGCTGAGAGCATGGGATTGGACATCTCCCGCTTTAAGCGGAACGGTCTCCATATCCATGTGCCGTCCGGAGCGATTCCGAAGGACGGTCCATCTGCCGGCATCACCATGGCGACAGCCTTGGCCTCGGCGTACGAAAGCAAGGCCGTACGAAGCGATACAGCTATGACCGGTGAAATCAGTCTGAGCGGGCTAGTACTGCCCGTGGGTGGCATTAAGGAAAAAGTCCTGGCTGCCCATCGTGCGGGTATTAAGCGGATCATTCTGCCAAAAGCTAACGAAAAAGATCTGAAGGATGTCCCACAAGAAGTGCGCGATGAACTCACTTTCGTCCTGGTCGAACGGATTGAAGAGGTGCTGCCGGCGGCCTTCAACTCGGATTCACAAGGTACATCCCACGGTCGCGAAGCGATGACGGCATCCAGCACGGCCGGGGACGCGTAA
- a CDS encoding acyl-CoA dehydrogenase family protein has protein sequence MAKSQLFQGAEAVAEIARDKASYTGFLSGLFEADVRWDLLTSIDIPRTSQPALEFFERFKAVLVSLDSEQVDREEELPEPVLKTLADLGAFGIKIPKRFGGQEFTQYEYQRLATLCGSVDASLTVLLSAAQSIGVPEPLRLFGTEEQKAKYLPRLARGEISGFALTERHVGCDISKVETYAVRVMENGQIIGYRLTGHKFFITNSAKRDGEFLSSMLVVIARIVDRPEEVHDPQAQKRYGAFIVETAWPGCSVIRLRFEGVRGIYNGAPSFDQVYIPCENLLGGEEDGLRIALATLTVGRLTLPAACLGGLKQCLAVMRWWAKTRVQWNKPIGEHNLIGEKLCRAAASTLALEAVMAFCGAWANKKGDLRLESAASKIIGSEWYWQTVNDLFQVRGGRGFMTAESQRRSGEVDIPVMRMMRDARINLVWEGTSEILRIWMAREGLAPYIEQALALLRGTLAQRLAAPLYYARMVVRSCLPCSRPARAAGLFGGDYRRWVRFVESASRRLTRSILGTTIRHRQSLHHKQLLLQDLVDDSLVLFPMAATIWYASQPDMRTKPGVQALADYFCQDMADRLNPEAKKISRHKKDAAVYCLSKAIMNGEYAWLEEGIVPLLGKGTDRRVA, from the coding sequence ATGGCCAAATCCCAGCTGTTTCAAGGGGCTGAGGCGGTTGCCGAAATCGCTCGGGACAAGGCTTCCTATACCGGCTTTCTTTCAGGATTGTTCGAAGCCGATGTCCGATGGGATCTTCTGACCTCAATCGATATCCCGCGAACGAGTCAGCCCGCCCTGGAGTTTTTTGAACGATTCAAGGCTGTCCTCGTGTCCCTGGACTCGGAACAAGTGGATCGAGAGGAAGAGTTGCCCGAGCCGGTTTTGAAAACTCTGGCCGATCTTGGGGCGTTCGGCATCAAAATCCCCAAGCGGTTCGGAGGGCAGGAGTTCACTCAATATGAATATCAGCGGCTGGCGACTCTGTGCGGCAGTGTCGATGCCTCGCTTACCGTGTTGTTATCAGCAGCCCAATCGATCGGCGTTCCGGAACCATTGCGTCTTTTCGGTACGGAAGAGCAGAAGGCTAAGTATTTACCTCGGCTGGCACGGGGAGAAATTTCAGGGTTCGCGCTGACGGAACGTCATGTGGGCTGTGACATCTCCAAAGTGGAAACCTATGCCGTCCGCGTCATGGAGAACGGACAAATCATCGGGTATCGCCTGACGGGACACAAATTCTTCATCACCAATTCCGCCAAACGGGACGGAGAGTTTTTGTCCTCGATGCTTGTCGTCATCGCGCGGATCGTCGATCGGCCGGAAGAAGTCCATGATCCGCAGGCACAGAAGCGATACGGGGCCTTCATCGTCGAAACCGCCTGGCCGGGATGTTCGGTCATTCGGTTGCGTTTTGAGGGTGTGCGGGGAATTTACAACGGGGCGCCGTCATTCGATCAAGTCTACATCCCTTGCGAAAACCTTCTGGGCGGCGAAGAGGACGGACTGAGAATTGCGCTTGCCACATTGACCGTCGGCCGGTTGACACTGCCTGCCGCTTGTCTGGGTGGGCTCAAACAGTGCCTGGCCGTCATGCGCTGGTGGGCGAAGACCCGCGTCCAGTGGAATAAACCGATCGGTGAACACAATCTGATCGGAGAAAAACTCTGCCGGGCCGCGGCTTCCACATTGGCGCTTGAAGCCGTGATGGCGTTCTGCGGAGCTTGGGCGAACAAGAAAGGCGATCTTCGCCTGGAGTCGGCGGCGTCCAAAATTATCGGGAGCGAGTGGTATTGGCAGACGGTCAATGACCTGTTTCAAGTGCGTGGTGGGCGAGGGTTCATGACCGCCGAGTCGCAGCGCAGGAGCGGCGAAGTCGATATTCCGGTCATGCGCATGATGCGGGATGCTCGCATCAATCTGGTCTGGGAAGGAACGAGCGAAATTCTGCGCATCTGGATGGCGCGCGAGGGCCTCGCGCCGTATATCGAGCAGGCGCTCGCGTTACTTCGGGGAACGTTGGCGCAACGGTTGGCGGCGCCGCTGTATTACGCGCGCATGGTGGTGCGATCCTGCCTTCCTTGTTCGCGTCCGGCACGCGCCGCCGGGCTGTTCGGGGGGGACTATCGGCGGTGGGTCCGGTTTGTTGAGTCCGCTTCCCGGCGCCTGACTCGTTCGATCCTCGGCACGACGATCCGCCACCGGCAGAGTTTGCATCACAAACAACTCCTGCTTCAGGATCTGGTGGACGACAGCCTCGTCCTGTTTCCGATGGCCGCAACCATTTGGTATGCCTCTCAGCCGGACATGCGGACCAAGCCGGGTGTCCAGGCGCTGGCCGATTATTTCTGTCAGGACATGGCGGATCGTCTGAATCCTGAAGCAAAAAAAATCAGCCGCCATAAGAAAGACGCCGCCGTTTATTGCTTGTCGAAGGCGATCATGAACGGTGAATATGCCTGGCTCGAAGAAGGCATCGTACCGCTGCTTGGTAAAGGGACGGATCGGCGTGTCGCGTGA